In one window of Streptomyces sp. NBC_01224 DNA:
- a CDS encoding cytochrome P450, giving the protein MTPPVQPPQPLALYGPDFAADPQSHYRRLREHGPLAPVRLAPGIEALLVTDYQAAVDLLRDTHTFTKDPRAWQATVPDDSPVLPMLGYRPTALFSDGDVHARYRDAINDSLALIEPHVLRAEVARVAQMLIGEFAATGSGDLIAQYARRLPVHVFVTWFGVSPGDSERIVNGIAGMFNSAEDAATAYADLVEVVTDLVADRRARPRRDLTSYLLAHPANLDNDETVRQITLIMSAGHDPTTNLIGNALLHMLTDARYAGSLHGGAMTAHEAINEVLWQDPPLANFAAHYPRHDTEFHGVRLRTGQLLLVSYAAANTQSVPDLSNPGVRSGASAHLAWSAGPHRCPAKQPALLIAMTAIEQLTSQLCDAELDVPVNGLKWRPGPFHRALVRLPVRFTPVDMTAETDRHDAAEGASDGPSAVSISP; this is encoded by the coding sequence ATGACACCGCCCGTACAGCCGCCGCAGCCTCTCGCGCTGTACGGCCCGGACTTCGCCGCCGACCCGCAGAGCCACTACCGGCGCCTGCGTGAACACGGCCCCCTGGCCCCCGTCCGGCTTGCGCCCGGCATCGAAGCCCTGCTGGTCACGGACTACCAGGCCGCCGTCGACCTGCTGCGCGATACCCACACCTTCACCAAGGACCCGCGCGCCTGGCAGGCCACCGTCCCCGACGACTCGCCGGTCCTGCCCATGCTCGGCTACCGGCCCACCGCGCTCTTCAGCGACGGCGACGTACACGCCCGTTACCGCGACGCCATCAACGACAGCCTCGCCCTGATCGAGCCCCACGTCCTGCGGGCCGAGGTCGCCCGGGTCGCCCAGATGCTCATCGGTGAATTCGCCGCCACCGGCAGCGGCGACCTGATCGCCCAGTACGCCCGACGACTCCCGGTGCACGTCTTCGTCACCTGGTTCGGCGTATCGCCGGGCGACAGCGAACGCATCGTCAACGGCATCGCCGGCATGTTCAACTCGGCCGAGGACGCCGCCACCGCGTACGCCGACCTCGTCGAAGTCGTCACCGATCTGGTCGCCGACCGGCGCGCCCGGCCGCGCCGCGACCTCACCTCGTACCTCCTCGCCCATCCGGCCAACCTCGACAACGACGAGACTGTGCGTCAGATCACTCTGATCATGAGCGCGGGCCACGATCCGACGACCAATCTGATCGGCAACGCGCTGCTGCACATGCTCACCGACGCACGCTACGCCGGCTCGCTGCACGGCGGCGCGATGACGGCACACGAGGCGATCAACGAGGTCCTCTGGCAGGACCCGCCGCTGGCCAATTTCGCGGCGCACTACCCGCGCCACGACACGGAGTTCCACGGCGTCCGGCTGCGCACCGGACAGCTGCTCCTCGTCTCCTACGCCGCCGCCAACACCCAGTCCGTGCCCGACCTTTCGAACCCCGGGGTCCGCTCCGGAGCCAGTGCCCATCTGGCCTGGTCGGCCGGTCCGCACCGGTGCCCGGCGAAGCAGCCGGCGCTGCTCATCGCCATGACCGCGATCGAGCAGCTCACCAGCCAGCTGTGCGACGCAGAACTGGACGTTCCGGTCAACGGACTCAAGTGGCGGCCGGGACCGTTCCACCGTGCTCTGGTGCGGCTTCCGGTACGTTTCACGCCCGTCGACATGACTGCGGAAACGGACCGGCACGACGCGGCCGAGGGCGCTTCGGACGGGCCGTCAGCGGTGTCGATCAGCCCGTGA
- a CDS encoding GTP-binding protein, which produces MDSAPSTDRTGIGYLPPAARTLMKLVVTGPFGVGKTTLIRTLSEIATLHTEEAMTQSSTRLDDTAGLPDKTTTTVAIDFGRLTVLDDLVLYMFGTPGQQRFLPLWEDIARGALGALVLVDTRRLADSFAVMDMVEEQGLPYAVAVNRFPDAPAHTDEVLRKHLDLAPETPLVQCDARERRGSIDALIVLAEHVLAGMPRPEDPS; this is translated from the coding sequence TTGGACTCCGCTCCCTCCACTGACCGGACCGGCATCGGCTATCTGCCGCCTGCCGCCCGGACCCTGATGAAGCTCGTCGTCACGGGTCCCTTCGGCGTGGGCAAAACCACCCTGATCCGTACGCTGTCGGAGATCGCCACGCTCCACACCGAAGAGGCGATGACCCAGTCCAGCACCCGGCTCGACGACACCGCAGGCCTGCCGGACAAGACCACGACCACCGTCGCCATCGACTTCGGCCGGCTCACCGTCCTCGACGACCTGGTGCTCTACATGTTCGGCACGCCGGGCCAGCAGCGGTTCCTCCCACTCTGGGAGGACATCGCACGCGGTGCGCTCGGCGCACTCGTCCTGGTCGACACCCGCAGGCTCGCCGACTCCTTCGCGGTCATGGACATGGTCGAGGAGCAGGGACTGCCGTACGCCGTCGCCGTCAACCGTTTCCCCGACGCCCCAGCCCACACCGACGAGGTCCTGCGTAAACACCTCGACCTCGCCCCCGAGACCCCGCTGGTGCAGTGCGACGCCCGCGAACGCCGCGGCAGTATCGACGCACTGATCGTGCTCGCCGAGCATGTGCTGGCCGGAATGCCCCGGCCCGAGGACCCGTCATGA
- a CDS encoding DUF742 domain-containing protein, whose protein sequence is MTSGRGRRLIPAYLVTGGRARPAGPALDRLAVLVRTDTDLPPDTGSEQRRLCELLEPGALTVVESAAHLDLPVSATVFLATDLAAAGHLHTRPPIPSAGEIDRSLVERLLVGLRSLH, encoded by the coding sequence ATGACCTCCGGCCGCGGACGCCGTCTGATCCCCGCCTATCTGGTCACCGGCGGCCGGGCCCGGCCCGCCGGTCCCGCGCTCGACCGGCTTGCCGTGCTCGTACGCACCGACACGGACCTGCCCCCGGACACCGGCTCGGAACAGCGCAGGCTGTGCGAGCTGCTCGAACCGGGCGCGCTCACCGTCGTCGAATCCGCGGCCCACCTGGATCTGCCGGTCAGCGCCACCGTCTTCCTGGCCACGGACCTCGCGGCCGCCGGACATCTGCACACCCGACCGCCCATCCCCAGCGCCGGGGAGATCGACCGGTCGCTCGTCGAGAGGCTGCTCGTTGGACTCCGCTCCCTCCACTGA
- a CDS encoding roadblock/LC7 domain-containing protein produces MSAPTPTTGDLAWVLTPLLELPGVQHAVVATGDGLVEGASPGLDRASGERVAAMTATVHAAARAFTTAFTDVEAPRLAQTVVESDQGFAIVVPAGNNTTLALFAEPGAKLGDIAYQMQVQVTALTRAMNAPARQPDTAARP; encoded by the coding sequence GTGAGCGCCCCCACTCCCACCACCGGTGACCTCGCATGGGTGCTGACCCCCCTGCTGGAGCTGCCCGGAGTCCAGCACGCCGTCGTCGCCACCGGCGACGGCCTCGTCGAGGGTGCCTCACCCGGCCTGGACCGGGCGTCCGGCGAGCGGGTCGCCGCCATGACCGCCACGGTGCACGCCGCGGCCCGCGCGTTCACCACGGCCTTCACCGATGTCGAGGCACCACGCCTGGCCCAGACGGTTGTCGAGTCCGACCAGGGCTTCGCCATCGTCGTACCGGCCGGGAACAACACCACACTCGCCCTGTTCGCGGAACCCGGAGCCAAACTCGGCGACATCGCCTACCAGATGCAGGTGCAGGTCACCGCCCTGACCCGGGCGATGAACGCGCCCGCCCGCCAACCGGACACCGCCGCCCGGCCATGA
- a CDS encoding ATP-binding protein, protein MGWIVAVIAVAAAVAVAVRAQNAARSERLALARAELAERQSKAAETRTAALTDEIRQLARKRIPAAALALSHPTAQVPGLREAAEVDGDSARLLTEAVQAARTAVVEERGRVDAAARAAMRGTSAKIQSLLNQSQQLLHELQHEYDDPRILQLDFRNELALRRTQSTAVLCDAWPGLARQNSPLVEIVLGAQSRVAGYERIKVANHLRDERLALVARAAEPLAIALAELLANATAYSHPDTDVQVTVQQSGGRGAFLVVDDAGIGMDDDALDRARALLAGPSEVLLTELGDPPQTGFAVVGRLVVQYGFNCHIEASPFGGMRTILRVPAHLLTVMEDDRSLSALAPKPVQAHAISSVSAPAEPEPAPAPQAAGGHPAELPSRRRRSPRPTPARSASAAVARDQEQVSRTPEQAEASWAALQQGTLNGRSVAGRSSAPAADDHHPDDHDGQDDQGDDEK, encoded by the coding sequence ATGGGATGGATCGTGGCGGTGATCGCCGTCGCTGCTGCCGTGGCGGTGGCTGTTCGCGCACAGAACGCTGCGCGCTCGGAGCGCCTGGCCCTGGCCCGCGCCGAGCTGGCCGAACGGCAGTCGAAGGCGGCAGAGACCCGTACCGCCGCCCTCACCGACGAGATCCGGCAGCTGGCCCGCAAGCGGATACCCGCCGCGGCGCTCGCCCTCTCCCACCCCACCGCCCAGGTCCCCGGACTGCGGGAGGCGGCCGAGGTCGACGGCGATTCCGCGCGGCTGCTCACCGAGGCCGTACAGGCCGCTCGCACGGCGGTCGTCGAGGAGCGCGGGCGCGTCGACGCGGCCGCCCGGGCGGCGATGCGCGGCACCTCGGCCAAGATCCAGTCCCTGCTCAACCAGTCCCAGCAACTGCTGCACGAGCTCCAGCACGAGTACGACGACCCGCGGATCCTGCAGCTGGACTTCCGTAACGAACTGGCCTTGCGGCGTACCCAGTCCACTGCTGTGCTCTGCGACGCCTGGCCGGGGCTCGCCCGCCAGAACTCGCCGCTCGTCGAGATCGTGCTCGGCGCCCAGTCCCGGGTCGCCGGCTATGAGCGGATCAAGGTCGCCAACCATCTGCGCGACGAACGGCTCGCGCTCGTCGCCCGCGCCGCCGAACCTCTCGCGATCGCGCTCGCCGAATTGCTGGCCAACGCCACGGCCTACTCGCACCCCGACACCGATGTACAGGTGACCGTCCAGCAGAGCGGTGGCCGTGGCGCGTTCCTGGTCGTGGACGACGCGGGCATCGGCATGGACGACGATGCGCTCGACCGGGCCCGCGCACTGCTGGCGGGCCCGTCCGAAGTGCTCCTGACCGAGCTGGGAGACCCACCGCAGACCGGTTTCGCAGTCGTCGGCCGGCTCGTCGTGCAGTACGGCTTCAATTGCCACATCGAGGCATCGCCGTTCGGCGGAATGCGTACGATCCTGCGTGTCCCCGCCCATCTGCTCACCGTGATGGAGGACGACCGCAGCCTCTCCGCCCTCGCCCCGAAGCCGGTGCAGGCGCACGCCATTTCTTCGGTTTCCGCCCCCGCCGAGCCGGAACCCGCACCGGCACCGCAAGCCGCCGGCGGGCACCCTGCCGAGCTGCCCAGCCGGCGCCGACGTTCACCACGTCCGACCCCGGCCCGGTCCGCATCCGCCGCCGTCGCCCGGGACCAGGAGCAGGTGTCCCGTACACCCGAGCAGGCCGAGGCTTCCTGGGCGGCACTCCAACAGGGCACCCTCAATGGCAGGAGCGTCGCCGGGCGGTCATCCGCACCGGCAGCGGACGATCACCACCCGGACGACCACGACGGCCAGGACGACCAAGGAGACGACGAGAAGTGA
- a CDS encoding MBL fold metallo-hydrolase translates to MSITGGDVVDLGRGLYAWLPPKRGWGLANCGLLVSPRGALWIDTPYDAVLAGQFLAESTKRLPDGVSIDRVIVTHANGDHFWGAGVLPDAEIIATREAREHIHYEPTPMQQHALVTTGDPATALGAYLGRHFGPFDWSQTEPVQPTTYFTGELELALGEYPVQLSALPSAHTTGDLMVHLPAQRAVFSGDIIFSSTPARPGDHPVHWAGPLSNVIGACERVLATGAETIVPGHGPVLDQAGVRDHIVYLEYVRERAHAFHTAGIPALEAARRVIAEGRYPELGLPERLVVTIGSEYRQLDGSELPGVLQVMTDVAVVAQEVEQARESAGPAEK, encoded by the coding sequence ATGTCGATCACGGGTGGAGACGTCGTTGACCTGGGGCGGGGCCTGTACGCATGGCTCCCGCCGAAACGGGGCTGGGGGCTGGCGAACTGCGGTCTCCTCGTCTCGCCCCGTGGCGCGCTCTGGATCGACACCCCGTACGACGCCGTGCTGGCCGGCCAGTTCCTGGCCGAGTCCACGAAACGGCTGCCCGACGGTGTCTCCATCGACCGGGTGATCGTCACCCACGCGAACGGCGACCACTTCTGGGGAGCGGGCGTACTCCCGGACGCGGAGATCATCGCGACCCGGGAGGCCCGCGAGCACATCCATTACGAGCCCACGCCCATGCAGCAGCACGCGCTGGTCACCACCGGCGATCCGGCCACCGCGCTCGGGGCCTACCTCGGACGTCACTTCGGCCCCTTCGACTGGTCGCAGACCGAGCCGGTGCAGCCGACGACATACTTCACCGGGGAGCTCGAACTGGCCCTGGGGGAGTACCCGGTCCAGCTCTCCGCCCTGCCGTCCGCGCACACCACCGGCGACCTGATGGTCCATCTGCCCGCGCAGCGTGCCGTGTTCAGCGGGGACATCATCTTCTCCTCCACCCCCGCTCGGCCGGGCGACCACCCGGTGCACTGGGCGGGTCCGCTGAGCAATGTGATCGGGGCCTGCGAGCGGGTGCTGGCCACCGGCGCCGAGACCATCGTCCCGGGGCACGGACCGGTCCTCGACCAGGCCGGGGTGCGCGATCACATCGTGTATCTGGAGTATGTGCGCGAGCGCGCCCACGCCTTTCACACAGCTGGGATTCCCGCCCTTGAGGCGGCCCGCCGGGTCATTGCCGAGGGGCGCTACCCAGAGCTCGGCCTCCCCGAGCGGCTGGTGGTGACCATCGGAAGCGAGTACCGGCAGCTCGACGGTTCCGAACTGCCCGGAGTGCTCCAGGTGATGACCGATGTCGCCGTGGTCGCTCAAGAGGTGGAGCAGGCCCGTGAGTCGGCGGGGCCGGCGGAGAAGTAA
- a CDS encoding Gfo/Idh/MocA family protein encodes MSDLRLGVIGLGLRRSIAMSAHHPGQGSAITAVCDLDPEVRQREAERFGTDVAVEDYKLLLDRDDLDAIIIATPDDTHETIAIDALRAGKAVFVEKPLGITVESCDNVLRAAYETGTRLYVGHNMRHMGVVRLMRDIIARGDIGEPKAVWVRHFVGYGGDYYFKDWHADRTRTTGLLLQKAAHDIDVLHWLAGGYTRRVNALGDLLVYGDLPRREPDTPRPANWLREFDWPPTARKDLHHIVDVEDVSVMNMQLDNGVVAAYQQCHFTPDYWRNYTVIGTEGRLENFGDSPGDEVKVWNTGPSGYRGDADITYRVPDAGGSHGGGDTRIMEEFCRFVRDGGVTDTSPVAARMSVAAGVLATRSLREGGAPYDVPALAPELIAYFERGQVR; translated from the coding sequence GTGTCAGACCTGCGACTCGGCGTCATCGGGCTCGGCCTGCGCCGTTCCATCGCGATGTCCGCCCACCACCCCGGACAGGGTTCGGCGATCACCGCCGTCTGCGACCTCGACCCCGAGGTGCGGCAGCGGGAGGCCGAGCGCTTCGGCACCGATGTCGCGGTCGAGGACTACAAGCTGCTCCTCGACCGGGACGACCTCGACGCGATCATCATTGCCACGCCGGACGACACCCACGAGACCATCGCCATCGATGCGCTCCGGGCCGGCAAGGCCGTCTTCGTCGAGAAGCCGCTCGGCATCACCGTCGAGAGCTGCGACAACGTCCTGCGTGCCGCTTACGAGACCGGGACCCGGCTGTACGTCGGACACAACATGCGCCACATGGGTGTCGTGCGGCTGATGCGCGACATCATCGCCCGCGGCGACATCGGCGAGCCCAAGGCCGTGTGGGTGCGGCACTTCGTCGGCTACGGCGGTGACTATTACTTCAAGGACTGGCACGCCGACCGGACCCGTACCACCGGCCTGCTGCTCCAGAAGGCCGCCCACGACATCGACGTCCTGCACTGGCTGGCCGGCGGCTACACCCGCCGTGTCAACGCGCTCGGCGACCTCCTCGTCTACGGCGACCTGCCGCGCCGCGAGCCGGACACCCCGCGCCCGGCGAACTGGCTGCGCGAGTTCGACTGGCCGCCGACGGCCCGCAAGGACCTGCACCACATCGTGGACGTCGAGGACGTCTCGGTGATGAACATGCAGCTCGACAACGGCGTCGTGGCCGCCTACCAGCAGTGCCACTTCACTCCGGACTACTGGCGGAACTACACCGTCATCGGCACCGAGGGCCGTCTGGAGAACTTCGGTGACAGCCCCGGTGACGAGGTCAAGGTCTGGAACACCGGCCCCAGCGGATACCGCGGTGACGCCGACATCACCTACCGGGTGCCGGACGCCGGCGGTTCGCACGGCGGCGGGGACACCCGGATCATGGAGGAGTTCTGCCGGTTCGTGCGCGACGGGGGCGTCACCGACACCTCGCCGGTCGCCGCCCGGATGAGCGTCGCCGCCGGTGTGCTCGCGACCCGTTCCCTGCGCGAGGGCGGTGCACCGTACGACGTACCGGCCCTCGCCCCGGAGCTGATTGCGTACTTCGAACGTGGTCAGGTCCGCTAG
- a CDS encoding carbohydrate ABC transporter permease: protein MSQQTLASRLRTARFGPRGGERRRASSGRPPWMERPHWYGQGAKAAALVVLTVIVLYPFVLAIGTSLAGREELNANGGYVLLPKHPTLEAYRVILSGGVVTQAAVVSIFITLIGTALSLACTVLIAYGTSRPGTVLGKPILLLVLGTFLFAPGIIPTYLAVQQFKMLDTYAALILPVLLNAFNIVVVRSFFQSIPEELYDAARIDGAGEATVLFRIVLPLSKAVLAVVGLFYAVGYWNSFFNAVLYLNDSSKFPIQVILRSYVLNGQSINAQAMGVHAVPPATSLQMAVLIIAIVPIFCVYPFLQKFFVKGVLTGAIKG from the coding sequence ATGAGTCAGCAGACCCTTGCGTCACGGCTGCGCACCGCCCGGTTCGGCCCCCGTGGCGGCGAGCGCCGCCGCGCCTCGTCCGGCCGCCCGCCGTGGATGGAGCGCCCGCACTGGTACGGGCAGGGCGCGAAGGCAGCCGCCCTGGTCGTCCTGACAGTGATCGTGCTCTACCCGTTCGTCCTCGCCATCGGCACCAGCCTCGCCGGGCGCGAGGAGCTCAACGCCAACGGCGGCTACGTCCTGCTGCCCAAGCACCCGACGCTTGAGGCATACCGGGTCATCCTCTCCGGCGGCGTCGTCACCCAGGCGGCCGTGGTCTCCATCTTCATCACGCTGATCGGCACCGCGCTGAGCCTGGCGTGCACGGTGCTGATCGCGTACGGCACCTCGCGGCCGGGCACCGTTCTCGGCAAGCCGATCCTGCTGCTGGTACTGGGCACCTTCCTCTTCGCCCCGGGCATCATCCCCACGTACCTGGCCGTCCAGCAGTTCAAGATGCTCGACACCTACGCCGCGCTGATCCTGCCCGTACTGCTCAACGCGTTCAATATCGTGGTCGTGCGCTCGTTCTTCCAGAGCATTCCCGAGGAGCTGTACGACGCCGCGCGGATCGACGGCGCGGGTGAGGCGACCGTCCTCTTCCGGATCGTCCTCCCGCTCTCCAAGGCGGTCCTCGCCGTGGTCGGCCTCTTCTACGCGGTCGGCTACTGGAACAGCTTCTTCAACGCGGTGCTCTACCTCAACGACTCCAGCAAGTTCCCCATTCAGGTGATCCTGCGCAGCTACGTCCTCAACGGCCAGAGCATCAACGCGCAGGCCATGGGCGTTCACGCGGTGCCGCCCGCGACCTCCTTGCAGATGGCCGTGCTGATCATCGCCATCGTGCCCATCTTCTGCGTCTACCCCTTCCTGCAGAAGTTCTTCGTCAAGGGCGTCCTCACCGGGGCGATCAAGGGCTGA
- a CDS encoding ABC transporter permease, which translates to MPQPRDPDDADRSAGKKRKDIRTKQPLRHRLKRDRALLLFCLPGVLYFALFFYLPLAGNVIAFQDYQPFLGFKQSPFVGLANFTALLAEPDFWSAVSNTLQITAIQLLLYFPAPIALALLLNSLISEKIKRFIQTVVYLPHFLSWVVVVAMFKQVLGGAGSVTTLLMEHGVNIGNVMTDPGTFKLLITAQAIWKDCGWGTIIFLASIASIDMAQYESAAMDGAGWLRRIWHITLPGIRPVILMLLILRLGDILSVGFEQIILQRDAVGPDASEVMDTYVYFHGVIDGDWGMSTAAGLMKGVIGFALILAANKLAHRFGEQGVYR; encoded by the coding sequence GTGCCGCAGCCCCGTGATCCCGACGACGCGGATCGCTCCGCCGGGAAGAAGCGCAAAGACATACGAACAAAGCAGCCGCTCCGCCATCGCCTCAAGCGGGACAGGGCACTTCTGCTGTTCTGCCTGCCGGGTGTTCTGTACTTCGCGCTCTTCTTCTACCTGCCGCTCGCAGGCAACGTCATCGCCTTCCAGGACTACCAGCCGTTCCTGGGCTTCAAGCAGAGCCCGTTCGTCGGCCTCGCGAACTTCACCGCGCTGCTCGCCGAACCGGACTTCTGGAGCGCGGTCTCCAACACCCTGCAGATCACCGCGATCCAGCTGCTGCTCTACTTCCCCGCACCGATCGCCCTGGCACTGCTGCTCAACTCGCTCATCAGCGAGAAGATCAAGCGGTTCATCCAGACCGTCGTCTACCTCCCGCACTTCCTGTCATGGGTCGTCGTGGTCGCGATGTTCAAGCAGGTGCTCGGCGGCGCGGGTTCGGTCACCACGCTCCTGATGGAGCACGGGGTCAACATCGGCAACGTGATGACGGACCCCGGCACCTTCAAGCTGCTGATCACCGCCCAGGCCATCTGGAAGGACTGTGGCTGGGGGACGATCATCTTCCTGGCGTCCATCGCCTCGATCGACATGGCCCAGTACGAGTCCGCCGCGATGGACGGAGCCGGCTGGCTCCGCAGGATCTGGCACATCACCCTGCCGGGCATCCGGCCGGTGATCCTCATGCTGCTGATCCTCCGGCTCGGCGACATCCTCTCGGTCGGCTTCGAGCAGATCATTCTGCAGCGCGACGCCGTAGGCCCGGACGCCTCCGAAGTCATGGACACCTACGTCTACTTCCACGGCGTCATCGACGGCGACTGGGGGATGAGCACGGCCGCGGGTCTCATGAAGGGCGTCATCGGATTCGCCCTCATCCTCGCCGCAAACAAGCTGGCCCACCGCTTCGGTGAGCAGGGAGTGTACCGATGA
- a CDS encoding DeoR/GlpR family DNA-binding transcription regulator, whose protein sequence is MSRDARWNALLELVGKNGRVEVEDAAATLDVSAATIRRDLDQLAEQQLLTRTRGGAVAHGVSYELALRYKTGRHAPEKQAIGRAVSELVAVGEVVGLTGGTTLTEVARSLAVRSDVVGDTAAGMGGQPTLTVVTNALNIANELVIRPQIKIVVTGGVARPQSYELTGPLASGVLGEITLDVAVLGVNAIDTERGAYVHHEGEASINRLLAEQAQRVVVAADSSKIGKRAFARVCDLGQVDFLVTDKGITPEATARFTEAGVTVIAV, encoded by the coding sequence TTGTCCAGGGATGCCCGGTGGAACGCGCTGCTGGAACTTGTCGGTAAGAACGGCAGGGTGGAGGTCGAGGACGCCGCCGCGACGCTGGATGTCTCGGCCGCGACCATCCGTCGTGACCTGGACCAGCTCGCCGAGCAGCAGCTGCTCACGCGCACCCGCGGTGGCGCGGTCGCGCACGGTGTCAGTTACGAACTGGCCCTGCGCTACAAGACCGGCCGTCACGCCCCGGAGAAGCAGGCCATCGGCCGCGCCGTCTCGGAACTGGTGGCGGTCGGTGAAGTGGTGGGACTGACCGGCGGAACGACGCTGACCGAGGTGGCCCGTTCGCTGGCGGTGCGCTCCGATGTCGTCGGTGACACCGCGGCCGGGATGGGCGGTCAGCCGACCCTGACCGTTGTCACCAACGCCCTCAACATCGCCAACGAGCTGGTCATCCGGCCGCAGATCAAGATCGTGGTGACCGGCGGAGTGGCCAGGCCGCAGTCGTACGAGCTGACGGGCCCCCTGGCCAGCGGGGTACTGGGCGAGATCACGCTGGATGTCGCCGTGCTGGGCGTCAATGCGATCGACACCGAGCGCGGTGCATATGTACACCACGAGGGCGAGGCCAGCATCAACCGGCTGCTCGCCGAGCAGGCGCAACGAGTGGTCGTGGCTGCCGATTCCTCGAAGATCGGCAAGCGGGCCTTCGCACGGGTCTGCGATCTCGGGCAGGTCGATTTCCTGGTCACCGACAAGGGGATCACGCCCGAGGCGACCGCCCGCTTCACGGAGGCCGGCGTCACCGTCATCGCCGTCTGA
- a CDS encoding SIS domain-containing protein: MSFVEIETASQPECWRRAAELAQTQAAALPATGERIAVVGCGTSFYMAQAYAALREESGQGESDAFAASEFPFGRSYDRVVALTRSGTTTEVLELLNRLRGATRTVAITADPDTPVMTSADEVVVLDFADEQSVVQTRFATTLLTLLRAHLGLHTDAVVRDAETALAEPLPEGLLDCTQFTFLGRGWTAGLANEAALKMKEASLSWTEAYPAMEYRHGPISIATAGTATWMFGTAPEGLAEQVLSTGARWVESGLDPLAELVRVQRLAIARAAARGLDPDSPRHLTRSVVLAGA; encoded by the coding sequence GTGTCATTTGTCGAGATCGAGACAGCCAGTCAGCCGGAGTGCTGGCGACGCGCCGCCGAGCTGGCCCAGACGCAGGCGGCCGCTCTGCCCGCCACCGGTGAGCGCATCGCGGTCGTCGGCTGCGGCACTTCCTTCTACATGGCTCAGGCATACGCCGCGCTCCGTGAGGAATCCGGGCAGGGCGAGTCCGATGCCTTCGCCGCCTCGGAGTTCCCCTTCGGCCGCAGCTACGACCGGGTTGTCGCCCTCACCCGCTCGGGGACCACGACCGAGGTGCTGGAACTGCTCAACCGGCTCCGCGGTGCCACCCGCACCGTGGCCATCACCGCCGACCCGGACACCCCGGTCATGACGTCCGCCGACGAGGTTGTCGTGCTGGACTTCGCCGACGAGCAGTCCGTCGTGCAGACCCGGTTCGCCACCACGCTGCTCACACTGCTCCGCGCCCACCTCGGTCTGCACACCGACGCCGTGGTCCGCGATGCGGAGACCGCACTGGCAGAGCCGCTGCCCGAAGGCCTGCTGGACTGCACCCAGTTCACCTTCCTCGGCCGTGGCTGGACGGCAGGTCTCGCCAACGAGGCCGCGCTCAAGATGAAGGAGGCGTCCCTGTCCTGGACGGAGGCGTACCCCGCGATGGAGTACCGCCACGGTCCCATCAGCATCGCCACCGCCGGCACCGCGACCTGGATGTTCGGCACCGCCCCCGAGGGCCTCGCCGAGCAGGTGCTCTCGACCGGCGCCCGCTGGGTGGAGAGCGGCCTGGACCCGCTGGCCGAGCTGGTACGCGTCCAGCGTCTGGCGATCGCCCGTGCCGCCGCCCGCGGTCTGGACCCGGACAGCCCGCGCCATCTGACCCGCTCGGTGGTGCTCGCCGGCGCCTGA